A single genomic interval of Terriglobus albidus harbors:
- a CDS encoding response regulator transcription factor: MSGNEPIQDVDVTEGQTGAGSAIRVILADSQAIYRVGMRKIFAVEDDIRVVAQAENLPNLYQALQRYPTDVVLLEGQMIAGTIDAIPELVKRAPDAKIIVQVVETDEANTVELYRRGVRGVVARSISPDLLVKCVRKIAAGETWIDNQSINWVIEAYRAQATTLTNPKVQPRLSPKEISIISCITRGMRNKEIAFQLGTTEQVIKNYLRKIYDKLGVSDRLELALYCLHHQLLKRYMQDGENSGASGPANTTEISLPN; this comes from the coding sequence ATGAGTGGGAACGAACCGATCCAGGACGTGGATGTAACTGAAGGACAAACCGGTGCAGGTAGCGCCATTCGTGTGATTTTGGCTGACTCCCAGGCCATCTACCGTGTGGGCATGCGAAAGATTTTTGCCGTTGAAGACGATATCCGTGTCGTCGCTCAGGCGGAGAATCTTCCCAATCTCTATCAGGCGCTGCAGCGCTATCCGACCGATGTGGTGTTGCTTGAAGGGCAGATGATCGCCGGCACCATCGACGCTATTCCCGAGCTGGTCAAGCGAGCTCCGGACGCCAAGATCATTGTCCAGGTGGTGGAGACTGATGAGGCGAATACCGTGGAACTGTATCGCCGCGGCGTGCGTGGTGTCGTAGCCCGATCCATCTCTCCCGATCTGCTGGTGAAGTGCGTCCGCAAGATCGCAGCCGGTGAGACCTGGATCGACAATCAGTCGATCAACTGGGTCATCGAGGCCTACCGAGCTCAGGCGACGACTCTCACCAACCCGAAGGTGCAGCCACGCCTGTCACCCAAGGAGATCTCGATTATCTCCTGCATTACGCGCGGCATGCGTAACAAGGAGATCGCCTTCCAGCTAGGCACTACCGAACAGGTGATCAAGAATTACCTGCGTAAGATCTACGACAAGCTGGGCGTAAGCGATCGCCTGGAGTTGGCCCTCTACTGCCTGCATCATCAGTTGCTCAAGCGCTACATGCAGGATGGAGAAAACAGTGGCGCTTCCGGACCGGCCAACACCACCGAGATTTCACTGCCGAACTAA
- a CDS encoding PilZ domain-containing protein, whose amino-acid sequence MSYLPPSFALTKDPVRTAVRFPLRLQVSLQTPEGILEAMTENVSASGLLLVARKLPGVDTKVEFTMAMPSAIMGTSTDVKVHCVGRVVRHQQSETEQKAAVVIDEYSLEAS is encoded by the coding sequence ATGTCCTATCTGCCTCCCAGCTTCGCTCTGACGAAAGACCCTGTACGCACCGCCGTGCGATTTCCCCTACGGCTGCAAGTGAGTCTACAGACCCCCGAAGGCATTCTCGAGGCAATGACGGAGAATGTTTCCGCCAGTGGTCTGCTGCTTGTAGCCCGTAAGTTGCCGGGGGTAGACACAAAGGTGGAATTTACGATGGCCATGCCGTCCGCCATTATGGGTACGTCTACGGATGTCAAGGTGCATTGTGTGGGCAGGGTTGTACGTCATCAGCAGTCTGAAACAGAACAAAAAGCGGCTGTGGTGATCGATGAGTATTCTCTTGAGGCAAGCTGA
- a CDS encoding Gfo/Idh/MocA family protein, with the protein MDMDRRLFLRSSAMAAAGAVTLRSLHAQGPRVKSPNDTIQLALIGAGIQGQGDARWAVQVPGVKLVAVADCYDGRLAHSKELWGSDVFTTRDYKEILARPDVDAVLIATPDHWHKQAAVDAMKAGKDVYLEKPMIHVYEDGPEIVRTAKETGCILQVGSQRVSSVVYAKAKELLAAGAIGKLNTINARWDRNSSIGAWNYTVPADASPQTCDWPRFLGSAPKHEWSPERFFQWRKWSDYGSGVAGDLFVHLFSGTHFITGSNGPTRAMATGAIRYWNDGRDANDVLLALFDYPEGFNLSLRVNFVNGGEESEGFLFTGDEGTMEIAGSTVTVTRVPHEKEPGLTVGTFTEAMQKEATAEYRKKYPVPHPEGAPLQTIQKFSAEKGYADNYDHFRNFFNSVRTRKQPVEDATFGFRAAGAALLANRSAEKGSIIHWDPVKMTLG; encoded by the coding sequence ATGGATATGGATCGCCGGTTGTTTCTTCGTTCTTCGGCTATGGCTGCTGCCGGAGCAGTCACCTTGCGTTCCCTGCACGCTCAGGGACCGCGCGTAAAGTCGCCGAATGACACCATCCAGCTCGCGCTGATCGGCGCCGGCATCCAGGGGCAGGGCGACGCGCGCTGGGCCGTACAGGTTCCTGGAGTCAAGCTGGTTGCTGTTGCCGACTGCTACGACGGCCGTCTGGCGCACAGCAAAGAACTCTGGGGCAGCGATGTCTTTACCACCCGCGACTACAAGGAGATTCTTGCCCGTCCCGATGTCGATGCGGTGCTTATCGCTACGCCCGATCACTGGCACAAGCAGGCCGCCGTGGACGCCATGAAGGCAGGCAAGGACGTCTATCTCGAAAAGCCGATGATCCACGTATACGAGGATGGTCCGGAGATCGTCCGCACGGCAAAGGAGACCGGCTGCATCCTGCAGGTCGGCAGCCAGCGCGTCAGCTCCGTCGTCTATGCCAAGGCCAAGGAACTGCTCGCCGCAGGCGCTATCGGCAAGCTGAATACCATCAACGCCCGCTGGGACCGCAACTCATCGATCGGCGCCTGGAACTACACCGTTCCTGCGGATGCCAGCCCGCAGACCTGCGACTGGCCGCGCTTCCTCGGTTCTGCTCCGAAACATGAGTGGAGCCCGGAGCGCTTCTTCCAGTGGCGCAAGTGGAGCGACTACGGCTCGGGCGTTGCCGGCGATCTGTTTGTCCATCTCTTCAGCGGAACGCACTTCATTACAGGATCGAACGGACCTACACGGGCGATGGCGACCGGCGCAATCCGTTACTGGAACGATGGCCGGGACGCCAACGACGTGCTGCTGGCGCTGTTCGACTATCCCGAGGGCTTCAACCTCAGCCTGCGCGTGAACTTCGTGAACGGTGGCGAAGAGAGCGAAGGATTCCTCTTTACGGGCGACGAGGGCACGATGGAGATCGCCGGTAGCACCGTGACCGTAACCCGCGTTCCGCATGAGAAGGAACCCGGTTTGACCGTGGGCACCTTCACCGAAGCCATGCAGAAGGAGGCGACGGCAGAGTATCGCAAGAAGTATCCCGTCCCCCATCCCGAGGGTGCGCCTCTGCAGACGATCCAGAAGTTCTCTGCCGAAAAGGGCTACGCGGACAACTACGATCACTTCCGGAACTTCTTTAACTCAGTACGAACCCGCAAACAGCCGGTCGAAGATGCTACCTTCGGCTTCCGTGCGGCAGGTGCAGCTCTGCTGGCGAACCGCAGTGCTGAGAAGGGCTCCATCATTCACTGGGACCCGGTCAAGATGACGCTCGGTTGA
- a CDS encoding glycosyltransferase family 9 protein yields MTPNLDAKRVLVYRLGSLGDTLIVLPSLRLIARAFPNAERRMLTNWPVSSKAPAAAAVLGPTGLIHGYMRYQVGMRNPLALAKLAWEIRRFKPDVLVYLAAGRGLANAKRDAAFFRLAGVKKFVGIPLTQDMQQNRLDENGIYEQEAAKHARNIAELGDVRLDDAASWDLELVPAEKDKAAALLKPLGDRPVIAVSVGTKVQAKDWGVENWRGLLAQMGAAYPEFGLALAGAPEESSVSEAAADGWRAAGGGPVVNLCGKLTPRESAAAFAHARLFVGHDSGPMHLAAAVQTPCVAIFAARNKPAVWFPYGPGHRVIYHKVDCWGCGLETCIVEKKKCLMSITVDEVMHEVRAALSTVAK; encoded by the coding sequence ATGACTCCAAATCTCGATGCGAAGCGAGTACTGGTCTACCGTCTGGGAAGTCTTGGGGATACGCTGATTGTTCTTCCTAGCCTGCGCCTGATTGCGCGGGCTTTTCCAAACGCCGAGCGGCGTATGTTGACGAATTGGCCTGTGAGTAGCAAGGCTCCTGCCGCGGCAGCGGTTCTGGGCCCTACCGGGCTGATCCATGGATACATGCGCTATCAGGTAGGAATGCGAAATCCTTTGGCTTTAGCGAAGCTGGCCTGGGAGATACGGCGGTTCAAGCCCGATGTTCTTGTCTATCTGGCGGCAGGCCGCGGCCTGGCCAATGCGAAGCGTGATGCCGCGTTCTTTCGCCTCGCTGGAGTGAAGAAATTTGTAGGCATCCCTCTGACGCAAGACATGCAGCAGAACCGGCTGGATGAGAACGGCATCTACGAGCAGGAAGCCGCAAAGCATGCGAGGAATATCGCCGAGCTGGGAGATGTACGTCTGGACGACGCCGCAAGCTGGGATCTGGAGCTGGTTCCTGCGGAGAAGGACAAGGCAGCGGCTCTGCTGAAGCCGCTGGGCGACCGCCCGGTGATCGCTGTCAGTGTTGGCACGAAAGTACAGGCAAAGGACTGGGGTGTAGAGAACTGGCGCGGCCTGCTGGCGCAGATGGGTGCGGCTTATCCGGAGTTCGGTCTTGCTCTTGCCGGAGCTCCGGAAGAGAGCTCGGTGAGCGAAGCAGCAGCCGATGGTTGGCGCGCAGCCGGCGGAGGGCCGGTGGTGAATCTCTGCGGCAAACTAACCCCGCGTGAGAGTGCCGCGGCCTTTGCCCATGCCAGGTTGTTTGTAGGCCACGACTCCGGTCCGATGCATCTTGCGGCAGCGGTACAAACGCCATGCGTGGCCATCTTCGCCGCTCGCAACAAGCCGGCGGTCTGGTTCCCATACGGCCCTGGGCACAGAGTGATATATCACAAGGTTGACTGCTGGGGATGCGGCCTGGAGACCTGCATCGTTGAGAAAAAGAAGTGCCTGATGTCAATCACCGTGGATGAGGTGATGCACGAGGTCCGTGCGGCTCTGTCAACAGTGGCGAAATGA
- a CDS encoding DUF4254 domain-containing protein — translation MSVPLLDAFAITAVQDLQTKNWHLPEPPRTTPADPFERLLSQLHRANFDLWHEEDRARDPNASSDQIAITKRAIDILNQRRNDVVEQLDRALLDALTPLSLPNADAALHSETPGLILDRLSILALKIFHTQEQIDRTDITEEHRSRNQARLAMLTEQRNDLAGCLDALWSDVTGGRRRFKLYRQLKMYNDPTLNPVLYARRNI, via the coding sequence ATGTCTGTTCCGTTACTCGACGCCTTCGCCATCACCGCGGTCCAGGATCTGCAGACCAAAAACTGGCATCTGCCCGAGCCTCCACGCACCACGCCGGCAGACCCTTTTGAGCGCCTGCTCAGTCAGCTCCATCGAGCCAACTTCGACCTGTGGCACGAGGAGGACCGGGCCCGTGACCCCAACGCCAGTTCTGATCAGATCGCGATTACCAAACGAGCGATCGACATTTTGAATCAGCGCCGCAACGATGTGGTCGAACAGCTCGACCGCGCACTGCTTGATGCCCTGACACCTCTCTCATTACCCAACGCGGACGCGGCGCTGCACTCCGAAACGCCAGGACTGATCCTTGACCGGCTCTCTATCCTTGCGCTCAAGATCTTTCACACCCAGGAACAGATTGACCGCACCGACATCACCGAAGAGCATCGCTCCAGGAACCAGGCTCGCCTCGCGATGCTCACGGAACAACGCAACGATCTTGCCGGTTGTCTGGACGCTCTTTGGAGCGATGTCACAGGCGGCAGGCGCCGCTTCAAGCTGTACCGGCAGTTGAAGATGTACAACGATCCGACACTGAATCCTGTGCTCTATGCTCGGAGGAACATCTAA
- a CDS encoding TPR end-of-group domain-containing protein — protein MATTKAKTANNIRRMPRTIAAQPAPDAARQQALEQFSAAVQLMQSGKFDKALVAFEKLLPDAPFELADRIRTFRTACAKQTEKVAAKFTSEEERCDYAVVLLNDGNYADAREHFDEILKKNPQSDFALYGLAVLSSMTGDFTACLEHLTAAISMNPQRRIQARSDSDFQDMADDPRFTELLYPET, from the coding sequence ATGGCCACGACCAAAGCCAAAACAGCAAACAATATACGTCGCATGCCTCGCACCATCGCTGCCCAGCCCGCCCCCGATGCTGCTCGTCAGCAGGCCCTCGAACAGTTTTCCGCTGCCGTCCAGTTGATGCAGTCCGGCAAGTTCGATAAGGCTCTCGTCGCTTTTGAAAAGCTCCTTCCCGATGCTCCCTTCGAGCTCGCAGATCGCATCCGCACCTTCCGTACTGCCTGTGCCAAACAGACAGAGAAGGTCGCTGCGAAGTTTACGTCAGAAGAAGAGCGTTGCGACTATGCCGTTGTTCTGTTGAACGACGGTAACTACGCCGACGCACGCGAACATTTCGATGAAATTCTAAAGAAGAACCCGCAGAGCGACTTCGCTCTTTACGGACTGGCAGTGCTGTCGTCGATGACAGGAGACTTTACTGCCTGCCTGGAGCACCTGACCGCCGCCATCAGCATGAATCCGCAGCGCCGTATCCAGGCACGTTCCGACTCTGACTTTCAGGACATGGCCGATGATCCGCGGTTCACGGAACTGCTCTATCCGGAGACCTAA
- a CDS encoding type II toxin-antitoxin system VapC family toxin yields MSRIYWDSMLFIYLFQDDAEFGDRVAYLRKRSMERGDELCTSHLALGEILAGAYRDKDEETARAIREGMRVAGIRLLSFDERAVDIFARIRADHRTSAADTIHLAAAAVEKVDLFLTGDKKLQKLHIPGIQFISDFTTAPL; encoded by the coding sequence ATGAGCCGCATTTACTGGGACTCGATGCTGTTCATCTATCTCTTTCAGGACGACGCAGAGTTCGGCGATCGCGTGGCTTATCTGCGTAAGCGCTCTATGGAGCGGGGAGATGAGCTATGCACCAGCCATCTTGCATTAGGTGAAATTCTGGCAGGTGCCTATCGCGACAAGGATGAAGAGACAGCCCGAGCGATTCGCGAAGGGATGCGAGTTGCTGGAATTCGGCTATTGAGCTTCGACGAGCGTGCGGTCGATATCTTCGCAAGAATCCGGGCGGACCACCGAACATCAGCGGCGGATACGATTCATCTTGCTGCGGCCGCAGTGGAAAAAGTAGATCTCTTTCTCACTGGGGATAAGAAGCTGCAAAAGCTCCATATTCCTGGAATTCAGTTCATCAGCGATTTCACAACCGCTCCGCTCTAA
- a CDS encoding 3-keto-disaccharide hydrolase, with translation MKKLFSIPLHLGAAALMLAAPMAVSQAPAGQAAPAFPPGFNPRGSAPYDYIDNTGFMPLFDGSSLKGWDGDTSLWSVKDGAIYIHPSCEHPTGTVYLIWQGGEPADFILKYDFKGTERVNGGMQFRSYLSEKPTGTVYPPRQRMGGGGAPRPAGAAAGAGAAAGQGAARPAGAPPRQPACANPGTPPSKESQAKWDLFGPQADFDAGNMWSGMFYEQGGRSIISPPGHAILAEPGKPTLTTATIAEKEQLNQWFKKDDWNSFMIIAKGNTTQIFMNGHLITSFVDLDPKYFRASGKLGIEVESTGEYSVKNVYLKELK, from the coding sequence ATGAAGAAGCTGTTTTCGATTCCACTGCACCTTGGCGCCGCTGCCCTTATGCTGGCGGCTCCGATGGCCGTCTCACAGGCTCCGGCCGGGCAGGCCGCCCCTGCGTTTCCGCCAGGGTTCAATCCGCGTGGTTCCGCGCCGTATGACTACATTGACAACACCGGCTTCATGCCTCTTTTCGATGGCAGCAGCCTGAAGGGCTGGGACGGCGATACCTCGCTGTGGTCTGTCAAAGACGGCGCTATCTACATCCATCCGAGCTGCGAACACCCCACCGGTACGGTGTATCTGATCTGGCAGGGAGGAGAACCTGCCGACTTCATCCTCAAGTACGACTTCAAGGGTACAGAGCGCGTGAACGGCGGTATGCAGTTCCGCAGCTATCTCTCGGAGAAGCCGACAGGCACGGTTTATCCGCCGCGTCAGCGAATGGGCGGCGGCGGAGCTCCTCGTCCTGCAGGGGCTGCTGCAGGTGCCGGCGCCGCTGCCGGTCAGGGAGCAGCTCGTCCAGCCGGTGCGCCGCCGCGTCAGCCGGCATGCGCGAACCCTGGAACGCCGCCGAGCAAGGAATCGCAGGCCAAATGGGATCTCTTTGGACCGCAGGCCGACTTCGACGCCGGCAACATGTGGTCGGGCATGTTCTACGAGCAGGGGGGCCGCTCCATCATCTCGCCCCCGGGACACGCCATCCTCGCCGAGCCTGGCAAGCCAACCCTGACGACGGCGACCATCGCGGAGAAGGAACAGTTGAATCAGTGGTTTAAGAAGGACGACTGGAACTCGTTCATGATCATTGCCAAGGGCAACACCACCCAGATCTTCATGAACGGTCACCTCATCACCTCGTTTGTCGATCTCGACCCGAAGTACTTCCGCGCCAGCGGCAAACTCGGTATCGAAGTGGAATCAACCGGCGAGTATTCGGTAAAGAATGTGTACCTCAAGGAACTGAAGTAA
- the hldE gene encoding bifunctional D-glycero-beta-D-manno-heptose-7-phosphate kinase/D-glycero-beta-D-manno-heptose 1-phosphate adenylyltransferase HldE: MLPQVHEVLGLLEGGFSNLRVLVVGDIMLDRYIHGEVERISPEAPVPVLRHAQRYERAGGAANVAMNLAGLGVRATLAGFWGADREKEELAALLDQDGVNYAPVVTGSLPTISKTRIVARTQQMLRLDIESQKKPSPDDLQRLIDASVAAVAHADAVILSDYAKGALSDELCSAVIRAARARAIPVLVDPKTRDLGKYSGATTVCPNLNELSQATGVPSYEVDALLHAAEKQVVEHEFEYLTVTMSEKGIRIVRPGYTYHSPARAREVFDVSGAGDTVIATLAASLAGGLKVETAIELANLAAGIVVGKVGTVPITSGELVELLTPSQDLRSDERVLDRERVKRRVEEWRAAGETIVFTNGCFDLLHVGHITLLEDCRRFGSKLVVGLNTDASVQRLKGPMRPVVGENERARVMAALAAVDAVVLFDEDTPLELIRDLKPSVLVKGGDYTIETVVGHEIVIASGGRVEIVPIVAGFSTTNIVKKLTGVC; encoded by the coding sequence ATGCTTCCGCAGGTTCATGAGGTGCTCGGGTTGCTGGAGGGAGGGTTTTCCAACCTCCGCGTTCTGGTTGTGGGCGACATCATGCTGGATCGTTACATTCATGGCGAGGTGGAGCGCATCTCGCCCGAAGCCCCCGTACCGGTGCTGCGCCATGCGCAGCGGTATGAGCGCGCCGGCGGCGCCGCAAATGTGGCCATGAATCTGGCCGGACTGGGGGTACGGGCCACGCTCGCAGGGTTCTGGGGCGCTGACCGTGAAAAAGAAGAACTGGCGGCGCTGCTGGACCAGGATGGCGTGAACTATGCCCCGGTCGTTACTGGCAGCCTGCCTACTATCTCGAAGACACGTATCGTGGCGCGCACCCAGCAGATGTTGCGGCTGGATATCGAAAGCCAGAAGAAGCCTTCCCCTGACGATCTGCAGCGGCTGATCGACGCCTCAGTGGCAGCAGTCGCTCATGCTGATGCAGTCATCCTGAGTGACTACGCCAAAGGCGCGCTTTCCGACGAATTATGCTCGGCGGTGATCCGCGCCGCACGCGCCCGCGCGATTCCGGTACTGGTGGACCCAAAGACGCGTGATCTGGGCAAGTACTCCGGAGCAACGACCGTCTGCCCAAACCTGAATGAGCTGTCGCAGGCAACGGGAGTCCCCTCCTATGAGGTGGACGCCCTGCTGCATGCCGCAGAAAAGCAGGTGGTGGAGCACGAGTTCGAATACCTGACGGTCACGATGAGCGAGAAGGGAATCCGGATCGTACGGCCTGGATACACCTATCACTCGCCCGCCCGGGCACGTGAGGTCTTCGATGTCTCCGGTGCGGGCGATACGGTAATTGCCACACTTGCCGCCAGCCTGGCTGGTGGTCTGAAGGTTGAGACGGCGATCGAGTTGGCGAATCTGGCTGCCGGTATCGTCGTCGGTAAGGTTGGTACTGTGCCCATCACTTCCGGCGAGCTGGTTGAGCTGCTGACGCCGAGCCAGGACCTGCGATCGGATGAGCGTGTGCTCGACCGGGAGCGCGTGAAGCGCCGTGTCGAGGAGTGGCGTGCTGCGGGCGAAACCATCGTCTTCACCAACGGATGTTTTGACCTGTTGCATGTCGGACACATCACGCTGCTGGAAGACTGCCGCCGGTTCGGCAGCAAGCTGGTTGTGGGCCTGAATACCGATGCCAGCGTGCAGCGGCTGAAGGGGCCAATGCGTCCGGTTGTGGGAGAGAACGAACGCGCCCGGGTAATGGCGGCGCTGGCGGCGGTCGATGCGGTTGTGTTGTTTGATGAGGACACGCCCCTGGAACTGATCCGTGACCTGAAGCCGAGCGTTCTGGTGAAGGGTGGCGACTACACCATAGAAACGGTTGTAGGCCATGAAATCGTCATTGCCTCCGGAGGCCGTGTCGAGATTGTGCCTATCGTAGCCGGGTTCTCAACGACCAACATCGTAAAGAAGCTTACGGGCGTCTGCTGA